Proteins encoded in a region of the Streptomyces akebiae genome:
- a CDS encoding amidohydrolase family protein — protein sequence MIDTPSLVDQYCHGVLRTELGLGTFEAQLARSEGPPAPGTTFFDTQTGFAVRRWCPPLLGLEPHCPPARYLARRRELGVLEAGRRLLRGSGVTTYLVDTGLPGDLTGPREMASAGDADAHEIVRLELLAEQVADTSGTVESFLANLAESVHAAAANAVAFASVAGVRHGLAFAPEPPGPGEVRGAVGRWLAHRPVGGSLTDPVLLRHLLWIAVASGRPLQLHAGLGEPGLRIDATDPVLLTDFARATAGLGTDLILLHGYPYHRHAAHLAVVFPHVYADLGAELVRTGARATAVLAEILELAPFGKLLFSSGAHGLPELHVVGARLFREALARVLGTWVAEGAWSLADAQRVAGLIAADNARRVYGLE from the coding sequence ATGATCGACACGCCGTCCCTCGTGGACCAGTACTGCCACGGCGTACTGCGCACGGAGCTGGGCCTCGGCACCTTCGAGGCCCAGCTCGCCCGCAGCGAGGGCCCACCGGCCCCCGGCACCACCTTCTTCGACACCCAGACGGGCTTCGCGGTACGCCGCTGGTGCCCGCCCCTGCTGGGCCTGGAACCGCACTGCCCACCGGCCCGCTACCTCGCCCGGCGCCGCGAACTGGGCGTCCTCGAAGCCGGCCGCAGACTCCTGCGCGGCAGCGGGGTCACCACCTACCTCGTCGACACGGGCCTGCCGGGCGACCTCACCGGCCCGCGCGAGATGGCCTCCGCCGGCGACGCGGACGCCCACGAGATCGTCCGCCTCGAACTCCTCGCCGAACAGGTCGCCGACACCTCCGGCACCGTCGAGTCGTTCCTGGCCAATCTCGCCGAGTCCGTGCACGCCGCCGCCGCGAACGCCGTCGCCTTCGCGTCGGTCGCGGGCGTACGGCACGGCCTGGCGTTCGCGCCCGAGCCACCCGGCCCCGGCGAGGTGCGCGGCGCGGTGGGGCGCTGGCTCGCCCACCGGCCGGTCGGCGGGTCGCTCACCGACCCGGTCCTCCTGCGCCATCTGCTGTGGATCGCCGTCGCCTCGGGCCGCCCCCTGCAACTCCACGCGGGCCTCGGCGAACCGGGCCTGCGGATCGACGCCACCGACCCCGTCCTGCTCACCGACTTCGCCCGTGCCACGGCGGGCCTGGGCACCGACCTGATCCTGCTGCACGGCTACCCCTACCACCGCCACGCCGCCCACCTCGCCGTCGTCTTCCCGCACGTCTACGCCGACCTGGGCGCCGAACTGGTCCGCACCGGCGCACGGGCCACCGCCGTACTCGCCGAGATCCTGGAACTCGCCCCCTTCGGCAAGCTCCTCTTCTCCAGCGGCGCCCACGGTCTGCCCGAGCTGCACGTGGTCGGGGCCCGGCTGTTCCGCGAGGCGCTGGCACGGGTGCTCGGGACGTGGGTGGCGGAGGGCGCCTGGTCACTGGCGGACGCCCAGCGCGTGGCGGGACTGATCGCGGCCGACAACGCGCGACGGGTGTACGGGCTGGAGTGA
- a CDS encoding nucleotidyltransferase domain-containing protein yields MTRSDATAGLPGPAPGPVTGTGTAALLGRFLDELRALAPLAVWAHGSLGGGDYREGRSDLDLIAVLDGPVTTRTAWTAGRLHARLRHHPLAALLHCTYLTPATAADAERRHLTWAHEHLFRRTVTPVTRRELHTFGLVLHGEPPGALVPPVSDIELDAFVVRDQKEFWRPAVDRAHLWDRDVWVDLGLLTFARATATLRDGRLISKREALDLLPTLGAPAEVVADIARRRDGGPSEEVPYRAELTRLFLGPAIDDLVAAYG; encoded by the coding sequence ATGACACGCAGCGACGCGACCGCCGGCTTACCCGGCCCTGCCCCCGGCCCTGTCACCGGCACCGGCACAGCGGCTCTGCTCGGCCGCTTCCTCGACGAACTCCGCGCACTCGCCCCGCTCGCCGTCTGGGCCCACGGCTCCCTCGGCGGGGGCGACTACCGGGAGGGCCGCAGCGACCTGGACCTGATCGCCGTCCTGGACGGCCCGGTCACCACCCGCACCGCGTGGACGGCCGGACGACTGCACGCCCGGCTGCGCCACCACCCCCTCGCCGCCCTGCTGCACTGCACCTATCTGACGCCGGCCACGGCGGCCGACGCCGAGCGCAGACACCTCACATGGGCGCACGAGCACCTGTTCCGGCGGACGGTCACCCCGGTCACCCGGCGCGAGCTGCACACCTTCGGCCTGGTCCTGCACGGCGAACCGCCCGGGGCCCTGGTGCCGCCCGTCTCCGACATCGAGCTGGACGCCTTCGTCGTCCGCGACCAGAAGGAGTTCTGGCGCCCGGCGGTGGACAGGGCCCACCTCTGGGATCGGGACGTCTGGGTCGACCTCGGACTGCTCACCTTCGCCCGCGCCACCGCCACCCTGCGCGACGGCCGCCTGATCTCCAAGCGCGAGGCCCTGGACCTGCTGCCCACGCTGGGCGCGCCCGCCGAGGTGGTCGCGGACATCGCGCGGCGCCGGGACGGCGGACCGAGCGAAGAGGTGCCGTACCGGGCCGAGCTGACCCGGCTGTTCCTCGGACCCGCGATCGACGACCTGGTGGCCGCGTACGGCTGA